The following coding sequences lie in one Listeria ivanovii subsp. londoniensis genomic window:
- a CDS encoding NUDIX domain-containing protein — MDSLEEKTLHSETLFKGNIIQLQVDEVELPNGEHSKREIIKHPGAVAIIPFSADGAMYLVEQFRKPLEKTIIEIPAGKIEVEEEPLITAKRELEEETGFQSDDLTYLTSFYTSPGFANELLHIFVARDLHQVEKPLEKDPDEFINLVKVTPAEAEQLIQQQLIHDAKTMYAMEYWKLLLLMEENA; from the coding sequence ATGGACTCACTAGAAGAAAAAACACTTCACTCAGAGACGCTTTTTAAAGGAAATATTATTCAGTTACAAGTAGATGAAGTGGAATTACCAAACGGCGAACATAGTAAGCGAGAAATTATTAAGCACCCGGGAGCTGTAGCAATTATTCCCTTTTCAGCAGATGGAGCGATGTATTTAGTAGAACAATTTCGAAAGCCCTTAGAAAAAACAATAATCGAGATTCCAGCAGGCAAAATAGAAGTGGAGGAAGAGCCACTGATTACAGCTAAACGTGAATTAGAAGAAGAAACTGGATTTCAGTCAGATGATTTGACGTATTTAACTTCTTTTTATACTTCGCCTGGGTTTGCGAATGAATTACTACATATTTTTGTGGCACGCGATCTTCATCAAGTAGAAAAACCATTAGAGAAAGATCCAGATGAATTTATTAACCTTGTCAAAGTAACTCCAGCTGAAGCAGAGCAATTAATACAGCAACAATTGATTCATGACGCAAAAACGATGTATGCAATGGAGTATTGGAAATTATTACTGCTAATGGAAGAAAATGCCTAA
- a CDS encoding FecCD family ABC transporter permease: MDKSKQLKMNTRPTVAIFILTAGLLLLLIMALFGIAVGAADIHLGTVWDAIFHYNSSETDHQIIRSLRVPRVIADMAIGAAFAVAGAIMQGITRNPLADSGLLGLNAGSTFMVAICFAFMPGLSYNSLIIFSFVGAAIGAFMVFGVSSIAGNAMSPTRLVLAGAAVSSLLTALSEGIAIYFKLSQDLAFWYAGGVAGVKWSQLQAIWPWLLGALIAAILLSKSITILSLGDDIAVGLGEKTTFIKIASMVVVLVLAGLAVSVVGPVGFIGLIVPHLVRFLVGVDYRWIIPCSAVVGAFLTLIADIVARTINPPYETPISVIFALIGVPFFLYVARKERRNL, from the coding sequence ATGGATAAGTCAAAACAGTTAAAAATGAACACAAGACCAACTGTCGCTATTTTTATACTTACAGCAGGCCTGTTATTACTTCTTATTATGGCGCTTTTTGGTATTGCGGTTGGAGCAGCAGATATTCACTTAGGTACTGTCTGGGATGCAATCTTTCATTATAATAGTTCTGAAACAGATCATCAGATTATTCGGAGCTTGCGGGTTCCGAGAGTAATTGCGGATATGGCAATTGGAGCGGCGTTTGCAGTTGCTGGTGCAATTATGCAAGGAATTACACGAAATCCACTAGCAGATTCGGGGCTTTTAGGGTTAAACGCAGGGTCTACTTTTATGGTGGCGATTTGTTTTGCATTTATGCCGGGGCTTAGTTATAACTCACTGATTATCTTCTCTTTTGTTGGTGCAGCAATTGGTGCTTTTATGGTATTTGGAGTTAGCTCGATTGCAGGAAATGCGATGTCGCCAACAAGATTAGTTCTTGCAGGAGCGGCGGTTAGTTCACTTTTGACGGCGCTTAGTGAAGGTATTGCAATTTATTTTAAATTAAGCCAGGATTTAGCATTCTGGTATGCCGGTGGTGTTGCTGGGGTGAAATGGAGTCAGCTTCAAGCAATTTGGCCATGGTTACTAGGTGCCTTAATAGCGGCGATTCTACTAAGTAAATCCATTACAATTTTAAGCTTAGGGGATGATATTGCAGTAGGACTTGGCGAAAAAACGACTTTTATCAAAATTGCCTCGATGGTGGTTGTGCTAGTACTTGCTGGTTTAGCTGTTTCTGTCGTTGGTCCGGTTGGGTTTATTGGGTTAATTGTACCTCATTTAGTTCGGTTTTTAGTTGGAGTGGATTATCGGTGGATTATTCCGTGTTCAGCTGTCGTTGGTGCCTTTTTGACATTAATTGCTGATATTGTTGCAAGAACTATCAATCCGCCGTATGAAACGCCGATTAGTGTTATTTTTGCGCTTATTGGGGTTCCTTTCTTCCTATATGTAGCTCGTAAGGAAAGGAGGAACTTATAA
- a CDS encoding 5-bromo-4-chloroindolyl phosphate hydrolysis family protein, producing MTVFKKILAFTGSILLVIILGGILTSIIQSGLIIAAIILVVAAVLFFFSSKAGDRAQMMATGLTKKEYKYIRTNLEEARVKIIRLQKIMTQNKALYSFQERNKTLLLTKRIYGIVKEEPKRFYEAEDFFFSHLDSLVELTEKYAFLEKQPVKDKKIYQTLSDTRTLLNDLSRVIEKDLFTLLNQDVNNLDFELEVAKNSISKQKKKFERGTKDDREKAK from the coding sequence ATGACCGTTTTTAAAAAGATATTAGCATTCACTGGTTCCATTTTACTTGTCATTATTTTGGGTGGTATCCTTACTTCCATAATCCAAAGTGGCTTGATAATTGCAGCAATCATTCTAGTCGTTGCAGCTGTCCTATTTTTCTTTTCATCTAAAGCTGGGGACCGTGCGCAAATGATGGCCACTGGCTTAACTAAAAAAGAATATAAATATATTCGCACTAACCTAGAAGAAGCTCGTGTGAAGATAATCCGCCTTCAAAAAATTATGACCCAAAATAAAGCACTTTATTCTTTCCAAGAGCGCAACAAAACACTTTTACTTACAAAACGGATTTACGGTATCGTGAAAGAAGAACCAAAACGTTTTTATGAAGCCGAAGATTTCTTTTTCTCTCACCTTGATTCTTTAGTAGAGCTTACAGAAAAATATGCTTTCTTAGAAAAACAGCCTGTCAAAGACAAAAAAATCTATCAAACACTTTCTGATACACGCACACTCTTAAATGATTTAAGTCGCGTTATTGAAAAGGATTTATTTACACTTTTAAATCAAGATGTAAACAATCTCGATTTTGAATTAGAAGTAGCGAAAAACTCCATTTCTAAACAGAAAAAGAAATTTGAAAGGGGTACAAAAGATGACCGAGAAAAAGCCAAGTGA
- a CDS encoding iron-hydroxamate ABC transporter substrate-binding protein: MKKSISLLVFVLLTMLVLGACGDNNSAENNKAEMRTYTMSNGKKVEIPTHPKRIVASEYLGNLVLLGLEPVGARAKQMENPFLKEKVKGIQDIGDPVSAEKVAELKPDLIIVSNEDEFEQMTKIAPTVLIPYATSKTVEEDVRQIADLVGEKKAGEAWLDSFHQKAKEAREKLAGKLAADETVGIYEVQDKDFYVMGQNMGRGGQAIYNALQLKAPAKIQQEVLNGQDWQKISLEVLPEYAADQMFVTNTSSGSAKDGEKTLKDLTSSPIWKNLPTFKANHVYQMDFDTMFYYDPLAVEGQLDIVVNKLLESN, translated from the coding sequence TTGAAAAAAAGTATTAGTTTATTGGTATTTGTGCTTTTGACCATGTTGGTTTTAGGTGCTTGTGGAGATAATAACTCGGCTGAAAATAATAAAGCGGAGATGCGTACATATACGATGTCAAACGGAAAAAAAGTGGAAATTCCAACTCATCCAAAACGGATAGTAGCTTCCGAATACTTGGGAAATCTGGTGTTACTTGGGTTGGAGCCAGTTGGTGCAAGAGCAAAACAAATGGAAAATCCTTTCTTGAAAGAGAAAGTAAAAGGAATTCAAGATATTGGCGACCCAGTTTCTGCTGAAAAAGTAGCAGAATTGAAACCAGATTTAATCATTGTTTCAAATGAAGATGAGTTTGAACAAATGACGAAAATTGCTCCTACTGTTTTGATTCCATATGCAACATCCAAAACAGTAGAAGAAGACGTTCGCCAAATTGCTGATTTAGTTGGAGAAAAGAAAGCCGGAGAAGCATGGCTAGATAGTTTCCACCAAAAAGCTAAAGAAGCGAGGGAGAAATTAGCAGGAAAACTAGCGGCAGATGAGACGGTTGGTATTTATGAAGTACAAGATAAAGATTTTTACGTTATGGGTCAAAACATGGGGCGTGGGGGGCAAGCGATTTATAATGCACTTCAGCTTAAAGCTCCAGCCAAAATTCAGCAAGAGGTACTAAACGGTCAAGACTGGCAGAAAATCTCACTAGAAGTTTTACCAGAATATGCAGCTGATCAGATGTTTGTCACGAATACGTCTTCCGGTAGTGCAAAAGATGGCGAAAAAACGTTAAAAGATTTAACAAGTTCACCAATTTGGAAAAACTTACCGACATTTAAAGCAAACCATGTTTATCAAATGGATTTTGATACGATGTTTTATTATGATCCGTTAGCTGTTGAAGGTCAGTTGGATATTGTGGTTAACAAACTTCTAGAATCCAACTAA
- a CDS encoding FecCD family ABC transporter permease, with protein sequence MYMTTAEKQKKSRRVWTLIILTVLIIFTFTYSVNAGYSKLPFLEVIKSFFGMADGGTQLIVTEFRLPRIVIALLVGAGLAVSGTILQGISGNGLADPGILGINNGAGLAVMLYISFFPSTMEVPVLFMPFIGFIGAILTAFVVYGLSYSRSEGLLPNRLLLTGIAVAAAIAALITLLTIRLDPQNYQRYAEWMAGNIWASSWQYVFALLPWLVVLGTVAFMKVKTLDVLSFGDQVATGLGVRVEREKFILLIVAVGLAAACVSVSGGIAFIGLIGPHIARKLVGSAHRWVMVTAALSGGLLLLLADTIGRLIIQPSEIFAGIVVAVIGAPYFLFLLAKAK encoded by the coding sequence ATGTATATGACAACAGCAGAAAAACAAAAAAAGTCACGGCGTGTTTGGACTTTAATTATTTTAACGGTACTAATTATTTTTACTTTTACATACAGTGTCAATGCTGGGTATTCTAAGTTGCCATTTCTAGAAGTAATCAAGTCGTTTTTTGGGATGGCAGACGGGGGAACACAACTAATTGTTACTGAGTTTCGTTTGCCGAGAATTGTTATTGCGCTGTTAGTAGGCGCGGGTCTTGCTGTATCAGGGACGATTTTGCAAGGGATTTCTGGAAATGGACTTGCTGATCCGGGGATTTTAGGGATTAATAATGGTGCTGGTTTGGCGGTAATGCTCTATATTTCTTTCTTTCCTTCTACAATGGAGGTACCGGTTCTATTTATGCCATTTATTGGTTTTATTGGTGCGATTTTGACAGCGTTTGTTGTTTATGGGCTTTCTTACAGTAGAAGCGAAGGGCTGCTTCCTAATCGTTTGTTGCTCACTGGGATTGCTGTTGCGGCGGCAATTGCGGCACTTATTACCCTGCTAACAATTCGTCTTGATCCGCAAAATTATCAACGTTATGCAGAATGGATGGCTGGGAATATTTGGGCATCTAGCTGGCAATATGTTTTTGCTTTGTTACCATGGCTAGTTGTTTTAGGTACAGTTGCTTTTATGAAAGTGAAGACTCTTGATGTGCTTTCTTTTGGAGATCAAGTGGCTACAGGGCTTGGTGTCCGCGTAGAACGAGAAAAATTCATTCTTTTAATTGTTGCTGTTGGGCTTGCAGCTGCTTGTGTATCTGTCAGTGGAGGGATTGCTTTTATTGGGTTGATTGGACCGCATATTGCGAGAAAATTAGTTGGCTCGGCGCATCGCTGGGTGATGGTAACTGCAGCGCTCTCGGGTGGACTCTTGTTACTGTTAGCCGATACGATTGGTCGCTTAATAATTCAACCCTCTGAAATATTTGCTGGAATTGTGGTGGCCGTTATCGGAGCTCCTTATTTCTTGTTCTTACTAGCTAAAGCTAAATAA
- a CDS encoding NAD(P)/FAD-dependent oxidoreductase has protein sequence MSNELYDVTIIGGGPVGLFAAFYSGLRSMKTKIIDAEPAVGGKVRYFFPEKIIRDIGGIPAITGANLIANLKEQAETFHPEIVCNERVIDVTKLSDGTFQLTTQNGSIHFSKTIVIATGSGTFEVNRLEAAHVEDFSDAIFYDVKNIEQFRDKVVAVSGGGNSAIDWAQTLEPIAKEVHLIYRGEDFKAHEESVNALKNSRVQIHVHHEISALFGFNDQLSEIMLYCNQTKKTKTISTDVLFINHGVKVDLGTMAEWGFQLADCGIVVDEEMHSSVPGIFACGDSATYPRKIRIIAAGLHEGPIAINSAKKHLEPTAADEAMISTHHKSFIN, from the coding sequence TTGTCAAATGAGCTTTATGATGTCACCATTATCGGCGGTGGTCCAGTTGGTCTTTTCGCTGCTTTTTATAGCGGCCTTCGCTCGATGAAAACAAAAATTATCGATGCTGAACCTGCCGTTGGTGGCAAAGTGCGTTATTTTTTCCCTGAAAAAATCATACGAGATATCGGTGGGATTCCAGCTATCACTGGTGCTAACCTTATCGCTAACTTAAAAGAACAAGCCGAAACATTCCACCCAGAAATCGTCTGTAATGAACGAGTGATAGATGTCACTAAACTTTCTGATGGAACTTTTCAATTAACTACTCAAAATGGTTCAATTCATTTTTCTAAAACAATTGTTATCGCAACAGGTAGCGGTACTTTTGAAGTTAACCGCTTAGAAGCTGCACATGTAGAAGATTTTTCAGACGCTATATTTTATGATGTGAAAAATATTGAACAATTTCGTGACAAAGTGGTTGCTGTCTCTGGTGGTGGAAATTCTGCGATTGACTGGGCGCAAACATTAGAACCTATTGCAAAAGAAGTTCATTTAATTTACCGTGGTGAAGATTTCAAAGCCCATGAAGAAAGTGTCAATGCCCTAAAAAATTCCCGTGTCCAAATCCATGTTCACCATGAAATAAGCGCTCTATTCGGTTTTAACGACCAGTTATCTGAAATAATGCTTTATTGCAATCAAACAAAAAAAACCAAAACCATTTCAACAGATGTACTCTTTATCAATCATGGGGTCAAAGTTGACTTAGGAACCATGGCTGAATGGGGATTTCAATTAGCTGATTGTGGGATTGTGGTAGACGAGGAAATGCACAGTTCTGTCCCTGGAATTTTCGCTTGCGGTGACAGCGCAACCTATCCACGAAAAATCCGCATCATCGCAGCAGGACTACACGAAGGTCCGATTGCCATTAATAGCGCGAAAAAACATCTAGAACCTACTGCCGCTGACGAAGCTATGATCAGCACACATCATAAAAGCTTTATTAATTAA
- a CDS encoding ABC transporter ATP-binding protein: MKDLHTDNLQISYDKRIIVDGLDIAIPANKITALVGANGSGKSTILKTMSRLMKPSHGAVYLDGKSIHRQPTKEIAKQLAILPQNPSAPDGLTVFELISYGRSPHQSSFKSITAKDREIIFWSLRVTNLTEFADRPIDSLSGGQRQRAWIAMALAQETDVLFLDEPTTFLDMTHQLDVLNLLKQLNQSENRTIVMVVHDLNHASRYAHHMIAIKEGQVIAEGTPVSVMTEQTLEDVFNIKADILIDPRSGVPLCLPYETCNGCEIVKELDSIVK; this comes from the coding sequence ATGAAAGACCTGCATACCGATAACTTACAAATTTCATACGACAAGCGAATCATTGTTGATGGTTTAGATATAGCCATACCGGCGAATAAAATAACCGCTCTAGTTGGCGCGAATGGTTCTGGAAAATCGACTATTTTAAAAACGATGTCCCGGTTAATGAAGCCGAGTCACGGAGCTGTATATTTGGACGGTAAAAGTATTCATCGTCAGCCAACAAAAGAAATTGCGAAACAATTAGCGATACTACCTCAAAACCCTTCTGCGCCGGATGGGTTAACCGTATTTGAATTAATTTCTTACGGCCGTTCTCCGCATCAAAGTAGCTTCAAATCAATTACCGCAAAAGATCGAGAAATTATTTTCTGGTCGTTGCGCGTAACTAATTTGACCGAATTTGCTGACAGACCGATTGATAGTTTGTCTGGTGGACAGCGCCAGCGAGCTTGGATTGCAATGGCTCTTGCCCAAGAAACAGATGTATTATTTTTAGATGAGCCGACAACATTTTTAGATATGACTCATCAGTTAGATGTCCTTAATTTACTCAAACAATTAAACCAATCTGAAAACCGGACGATAGTTATGGTTGTTCATGATTTAAACCACGCATCCCGTTATGCGCACCACATGATTGCTATTAAAGAAGGCCAAGTAATTGCAGAAGGAACCCCTGTCAGTGTGATGACCGAACAAACACTAGAAGATGTCTTTAATATCAAAGCAGATATCTTAATTGACCCACGTAGCGGTGTTCCACTTTGCCTTCCCTATGAAACTTGTAACGGTTGCGAAATTGTAAAGGAGCTTGATTCCATTGTCAAATGA